One Solanum lycopersicum chromosome 2, SLM_r2.1 genomic region harbors:
- the LOC138337004 gene encoding U-box domain-containing protein 4-like: protein MFLLFLTLRFSLCVFLSLQIPLFMFKFPRATSIFALILFTFLMDLGAGDSYTTANSGDNIPKTPSSSSVYEILLLIQSDDLTLKVQAAREIRRLTKTSKRYRRYFSNAVKSLVHMLHSNSFESKEAALLALLNLAVKDERNKISIINAGALGPIICFLQSEKSTLQDHATASLLTLSASSVTKPIISASCVIPRLVDVLRQGSSQAKVDAVMALYNLATYQGNLNLILQTEPIHYIIDLLKSCKKSSKAAEKCMSLIESLVCYEEGRTAVTSEEGGVLAVVEVLESGSLQSREHAVGALLAMCQSDRCKYRETILKEGVIPGLLELTVQGTPKSQTKAQTLLRLLRDTPYPNSELEPDTLENIVSNIICQIDGDEQLGKTKDMLAEMVQISMEQSLRHLQQRALICTPADLSISSSKES from the exons ATGTTTCTTCTCTTCTTAACCTTACGTTTCTCTCTCTGtgtctttctctctctacaaattcctctttttatgtttaaattCCCTAGAGCAACTTCAATTTTcgcattaattttatttacttttctgaTGGACCTTGGAGCCGGTGACAGCTATACCACAGCCAATTCCGGCGATAATATTCCTAAAACGCCGTCGTCTTCCAGTGTTTATGAAATCCTTCTTCTTATACAATCCGACGACCTCACTTTGAAAGTTCAGGCAGCTAGGGAAATTCGGCGCCTCACCAAGACTTCCAAACGTTACCGTCGTTATTTCTCTAACGCCGTGAAATCACTTGTTCATATGCTTCATTCTAACTCATTTGAGTCTAAGGAAGCCGCTCTACTTGCCCTCCTCAATCTCGCTGTTAAAGATGAAAG AAACAAGATAAGTATCATCAATGCTGGTGCATTGGGACCCATCATATGCTTTCTTCAATCAGAGAAGTCAACTCTACAGGATCATGCAACGGCTTCATTACTTACATTATCTGCTTCTTCTGTGACAAAACCCATAATTAGTGCTTCTTGTGTCATTCCTCGACTTGTGGATGTCCTAAGACAAGGAAGCTCACAAGCCAAGGTTGATGCAGTGATGGCTCTTTACAACCTGGCAACTTATCAAGGCAACTTAAACTTGATCCTTCAAACTGAGCCCATACATTACATTATTGATTTGCTTAAATCCTGTAAAAAGTCCTCAAAAGCTGCTGAGAAATGTATGTCTCTTATAGAATCTTTAGTGTGTTATGAGGAGGGTAGGACTGCAGTGACGTCTGAAGAAGGAGGAGTACTTGCAGTAGTAGAAGTACTTGAAAGTGGATCTCTTCAAAGCCGAGAACATGCTGTAGGTGCTCTACTAGCAATGTGTCAGAGTGACCGCTGTAAATACCGGGAAACAATTCTGAAAGAAGGCGTAATTCCTGGGCTTCTTGAGCTGACTGTTCAAGGAACACCCAAGTCTCAAACAAAAGCGCAAACACTTTTGAGGTTGCTCAGAGACACACCTTATCCTAATTCTGAACTTGAACCTGACACATTGGAGAACATTGTTTCCAATATTATCTGTCAGATAGATGGAGACGAACAATTAGGAAAAACAAAGGACATGCTTGCTGAGATGGTACAAATTAGTATGGAGCAAAGTTTGAGACATTTACAGCAAAGGGCACTGATATGCACTCCAGCTGATTTGTCTATTTCAAGTTCCAAAGAGAGTTAG